The Blattabacterium cuenoti genome includes the window TTGCAATAAACATAAGATACTTTTCTACATTATCATAATAAAAAAAAGAAGGATACTCAATGACGATTTTATCAAATAGTAATTTAGATGCTTTATATTGTTTTATTTCAAAATTTAATATAGCCGATTTATAATAATAAAGTGGTGTAGTAAATGTATTGTTACTGATATTAGATGCTTTGAGATAATTTTTGATAGCTTCATTATTATTATTCAGTTGTGCAAAGGAATCCCCGATGAATCCATATTTCATAGACAATAATAATTCATCTTTGGAATCAAAAGATTTCATTATATGTATAGACTTTTCATACTGTCCTAATTTATAATAACAAATTCCAGCATAAAATTTAGATATATTTCCAGCTTGGGTATCTGGATATTTATTTAATATACCGATCAATCCTAATGAATGATGTTTCATATTATAGTTTAAAGCTTGATCCATTAATCCATGTGAAAGATATGATTCGGCATATGATAATTCTTGAATAGCTTGTTTTTCTTTTAATGTTGTATCTAAAAAATAATTTTGATACAACCAATATATTATAGAAATACTGATACAAATACTCATTAGAATAATAAATACTAATTTATTAATAAATTTGAATTTGAAAAACATTTAATGTTAATATTTTAAACTAAAAAATATCAATGGGTTTAACATGTAACAAGTAAAAAATAATTATTTTGTTTAGCAATATATTATTGGACAAATTTATCCATTTTTCTGTATATTTTCATATTAATAGGTTTGTTTCAACCAAAAAAACGTAATAAAATTATTATATATGTATAATATTATTTTTTACACAATTGGTATGATAATGAATTTTCTTACATTAAAATTAATATTGTGTATTTGAAATGTATTTTTATTTATATAATAAATGCCATAACATCCATAATTGTAGGACAATTTTATAAAAAATTGGTATATTTAGAACATACAAAATTTTGTTATTCGATATATAATGATTGATTAAACATGACAAAAGCAGATA containing:
- a CDS encoding tetratricopeptide repeat protein; this translates as MSICISISIIYWLYQNYFLDTTLKEKQAIQELSYAESYLSHGLMDQALNYNMKHHSLGLIGILNKYPDTQAGNISKFYAGICYYKLGQYEKSIHIMKSFDSKDELLLSMKYGFIGDSFAQLNNNNEAIKNYLKASNISNNTFTTPLYYYKSAILNFEIKQYKASKLLFDKIVIEYPSFFYYDNVEKYLMFIANKI